One window from the genome of Cricetulus griseus strain 17A/GY chromosome 2, alternate assembly CriGri-PICRH-1.0, whole genome shotgun sequence encodes:
- the Stk11ip gene encoding serine/threonine-protein kinase 11-interacting protein isoform X3: protein MTTAPRDSVVWKLAGLLRESGDAVLSGCSTLSLLTATLQQLNRVFELYLGPWGPGQTGFVALPSHPADSPIILQLQFLFDVLQKTLSLKLVHTPGAGLPGPIKIFPFKSLRQLELRGVPIHSLRGLRSIYSQLESLICSRSIQALEELLSACGGDLCSALPWLALLSADFSYNALTNLDSSLRLLSALRFLNLSHNHIQDCKGFLMDLSELYHLDISYNHLHLVPRVGPSGAALGILILRANELRSLQGLEQLRNLRHLDVAYNLLEGHTELSPLWLLAELRKLYLEGNPLWFHPAHRANTAQYLSPQARDAAHGFLLDGEVLSLKDLQQTAESSGLGPMAQPPSWPVGSTTETSGGPELSDSLSSGGIVAQAPLRKVKSRVRVRRASISEPSDTDPELRTLDPSPAGWFVQQHRELELLNSFRERFGCDWLQYRSHLETLGSPPLVTTKTLALSTSLLDAQSLETACSPPATGGAAEIKESPQKVSEESRVEPEPYEEEREERDKEEESREDLEEEEEQEQKEVEAELCRPMLVCPLQGLESVQGKECFLRVTSAHLFEVELRAARTLERLELQSLVAAELEPETEIQREQVPEGSGPPPGAPVLVLRFSYICPDRQLRRYAVLEPEAQEAIQELLAVLSPFTNSKEQQPGEAKDPRGARFQCLRCSCEFKPEEPRLGLENEEGWKPLFQNPESPVVCPNCGSDHVVLLAMSGEIPSREQSQGDKPPDPPGFPDPDCDLADHSGHPSGSDGTLPQASISNGHSSWSLSPTPGHSGLRSVDHRLRLFLDVEVFSDSEEEFQCCTKVPVALAGHMGEFLCLVVVSDRRLYLLKVTGAICGPPASWLQPTLAIPLQDLSGMELGLAGQSLRLEWAAGTGSCVLLPRDARHCRAFLEELTGVLQSLPRTQRNCISATEEEVTPQHRLWPLLGKETSAEVPQFFYLRTFLAEGSSTFPVSLLLTLSTLYLLDEDPAGSQAEFPLAVVSGEASEQTPPLGPGPSMQVREQQPLSSLSSVQLYRTSPLDLRLIFYDEVSRLESFWALRVVCGEQLTALLAWIREPWEELFSIGLRTVTQEALDLDR, encoded by the exons ATGACGACCGCTCCGAGGGACTCAGTGGTGTGGAAGCTCGCGGGGCTGTTGCGGGAGTCGG GGGACGCGGTTCTCTCTGGCTGTAGCACACTGAGCCTGCTAACAGCCACACTGCAGCAACTGAACAGAGTGTTTGAACTGTACCTGGGGCCATGGGGCCCTGGCCAGACGGGCTTTGTggctctcccctcccaccctgccGACTCACCCATCATCCTCCAGCTCCAGTTCCTCTTCGATGTGCTGCAGAAAACACTCTCACTCAAG CTGGTCCACACCCCCGGTGCTGGCCTTCCAGGACCCATCAAGATTTTCCCCTTCAAGTCCCTTCGGCAGCTGGAG CTTCGAGGAGTCCCCATCCACAGCCTGCGTGGCCTCCGTAGCATCTATTCACAACTAGAGTCTTTGATTTGTAGCAGGAGCATCCAGGCACTAGAG GAGCTCTTGTCGGCCTGTGGTGGCGACCTCTGCTCAGCCCTTCCCTGGCTAGCTTTGCTCTCTGCGGACTTCAGCTACAATGCTCTCACCAACTTAGACAGCTCCTTG CGTCTCCTGTCAGCTCTTCGCTTCCTCAACCTGAGCCACAATCATATTCAGGACTGCAAAGGCTTCCTGATG GATTTATCCGAGCTGTACCATTTGGACATCTCCTATAATCACCTGCACTTGGTGCCAAGAGTGGGACCTTCAGGGGCTGCCCTGGGGATTTTGATACTGCGAGCCAATGAGCTTCGGAGCCTCCAGG GCCTGGAACAGCTGAGGAACCTGAGGCACCTGGATGTGGCCTATAACCTTCTAGAAGGTCACACTGAGTTGTCACCACTGTGGCTGCTGGCTGAGCTCCGTAAG cTCTATCTGGAAGGTAACCCTTTGTGGTTCCACCCTGCACACCGTGCAAACACTGCTCAGTACTTGTCACCTCAGGCCAGAGACGCTGCTCATGGT TTCTTGCTTGATGGTGAGGTTTTGTCACTGAAGGATCTTCAG CAGACTGCAGAATCCTCAGGGCTTGGTCCCATGGCCCAACCTCCGTCCTGGCCAGTGGGGAGTACCACTGAAACCTCAGGTGGCCCTGAGTTGAGTGATAGCCTCTCCTCAGGGGGTATTGTGGCCCAGGCCCCACTGCGTAAAGTTAAG AGCCGAGTCCGTGTGAGGCGGGCTAGCATCTCTGAGCCCAGTGACACAGACCCGGAGCTCCGAACTCTGGATCCCTCCCCAGCTG GATGGTTTGTGCAACAACACCGGGAACTTGAGCTGCTGAACAGCTTTCGGGAGCGGTTTGGCTGTGACTGGCTGCAGTATAGGAGCCACCTGGAGACCTTGGGGAGCCCCCCTCTTGTCACCACCAAGACTCTTGCCCTTAGCACCTCTCTTCTGGATGCCCAGAGCCTGGAGACTGCATGCAGCCCTCCAGCCACAGGGGGAGCTGCAGAAATTAAGGAATCACCACAGAAGGTGTCAGAGGAGAGCAGGGTGGAACCAGAGCCCtatgaagaagagagggaagagcgaGACAAAGAAGAGGAATCGAGAGAGgacctggaggaggaagaggagcaggagcagaaggAAGTAGAAG CGGAGCTCTGTCGTCCCATGTTGGTGTGTCCCCTGCAGGGCCTTGAGAGTGTGCAGGGCAAGGAATGCTTTCTCCGAGTCACTTCTGCCCACTTGTTTGAGGTGGAGCTCCGGGCAGCTCGGACTCTGGAGCGGCTGGAGCTACAGAGCCTGGTGGCCGCTGAGCTAGAGCCAGAGACTGAGATTCAAAGAGAACAGGTACCTGAG GGCTCAGGTCCACCCCCTGGGGCTCCAGTTCTTGTTCTGCGCTTTTCCTACATTTGTCCTGACCGGCAGTTGCGTCGCTATGCAGTGCTGGAGCCAGAGGCCCAAGAGGCCATCCAG GAGCTGCTTGCTGTGCTGTCCCCGTTCACCAATTCGAAAGAGCAGCAGCCTGGAGAGGCCAAGGACCCACGGGGGGCCAGGTTCCAGTGTCTGCGGTGcagctgtgagttcaagccagagGAGCCCAGGTTGGGACTGGAGAATGAGGAGGGCTGGAAGCCTCTGTTTCAAAACCCAG aATCTCCTGTTGTGTGTCCAAACTGTGGGAGTGACCATGTGGTTCTCTTGGCCATGTCTGGGGAAATCCCTAGTAGAGAGCAGAGCCAGGGAGACAAACCACCAGATCCCCCTGGGTTCCCTGACCCTGACTGTGACCTTGCTGACCACAGTGGCCATCCCAGTGGGTCTGATGGCACCCTACCTCAGGCATCCATATCCAATGGCCATAGCAGCTGGAGCCTCAGTCCAA CTCCTGGACACTCTGGTCTTCGCTCTGTGGACCACCGCCTCCGGCTCTTCCTGGATGTTGAGGTGTTCAGTGACTCAGAGGAGGAGTTCCAGTGCTGTACCAAG GTGCCAGTGGCATTAGCAGGCCACATGGGGGAGTTTCTGTGCCTTGTGGTTGTGTCTGACCGTAGGCTTTATCTGTTGAAGGTGACAGGGGCCATCTG CGGGCCTCCTGCGAGCTGGCTCCAGCCCACCCTGGCCATTCCTCTGCAGGATCTGAGTGGCATGGAGCTTGGCCTTGCAGGCCAGAGCCTTCGGCTAGAGTGGGCAGCTGGGACAGGCAGCTGTGTACTGCTGCCCCGAGATGCCAGGCATTGCCGTGCCTTCCTTGAGGAGCTCACTG GTGTCTTGCAGTCTTTGCCTCGCACCCAGAGGAACTGCATCAGTGCCACGGAGGAGGAAGTGACCCCGCAGCATCGGCTCTG GCCGTTGCTGGGAAAAGAGACTTCCGCAGAGGTTCCCCAGTTTTTCTACCTTCGGACCTTCCTGGCTGAAG GTTCCTCTACCTTTCCCGTGTCCCTGTTGCTGACGCTGTCGACACTGTACCTATTAGATGAAGACCCTGCAGGGTCCCAGGCAGAATTCCCACTCGCAGTGGTGTCTGGGGAAGCCTCTGAGCAGACCCCTCCTCTGGGGCCAGGTCCTTCCATGCAGGTCAGGGAGCAGCAACCACTCAGCAGTCTGAGCTCTGTGCAGCTGTATCGAACAAGCCCTTTGGACTTGCGGCTGATCTTCTATGATGAg GTGTCTCGACTGGAGAGTTTCTGGGCACTCCGTGTTGTGTGTGGGGAGCAACTGACAGCCCTCTTGGCCTGGATCCGGGAGCCCTGGGAAGAGTTGTTCTCCATTGGACTCCGGACTGTAACCCAGGAGGCTCTGGACCTGGACCGATGA
- the LOC113833523 gene encoding 40S ribosomal protein S25-like, whose amino-acid sequence SPYYPRRGDKKKDAEKLAKKDKGPVNKFEGKAKMKRSKDKVHDKLNIPTPLTKLCMTNCKEVPIYKFITPVVVSERLNVCGSLAMAALLELLSKVCVKLRVQVIYFSNTKGGDVPAAEDA is encoded by the coding sequence TCACCATACTACCCTAGGAGAGGAGACAAGAAGAAAGATGCTGAAAAGTtggccaagaaagacaaaggccCAGTAAACAAGTTTGAGGGTAAAGCCAAAATGAAGAGATCCAAAGACAAAGTTCATGACAAGCTCAATATCCCAACCCCTTTGACAAAGCTATGTATGACAAACTGTAAGGAAGTTCCCATCTATAAGTTTATCACTCCAGTGGTGGTCTCTGAGAGACTGAATGTTTGTGGTTCTTTGGCCATGGCAGCCCTCCTGGAGCTACTTAGTAAAGTATGTGTCAAGCTCAGAGTCCAAGTAATTTACTTCAGTAACACTAAGGGTGGAGATGTCCCAGCTGCTGAAGATGCATGA
- the Stk11ip gene encoding serine/threonine-protein kinase 11-interacting protein isoform X5, translated as MTTAPRDSVVWKLAGLLRESGDAVLSGCSTLSLLTATLQQLNRVFELYLGPWGPGQTGFVALPSHPADSPIILQLQFLFDVLQKTLSLKLVHTPGAGLPGPIKIFPFKSLRQLELRGVPIHSLRGLRSIYSQLESLICSRSIQALEELLSACGGDLCSALPWLALLSADFSYNALTNLDSSLRLLSALRFLNLSHNHIQDCKGFLMDLSELYHLDISYNHLHLVPRVGPSGAALGILILRANELRSLQGLEQLRNLRHLDVAYNLLEGHTELSPLWLLAELRKLYLEGNPLWFHPAHRANTAQYLSPQARDAAHGFLLDGEVLSLKDLQQTAESSGLGPMAQPPSWPVGSTTETSGGPELSDSLSSGGIVAQAPLRKVKSRVRVRRASISEPSDTDPELRTLDPSPAGWFVQQHRELELLNSFRERFGCDWLQYRSHLETLGSPPLVTTKTLALSTSLLDAQSLETACSPPATGGAAEIKESPQKVSEESRVEPEPYEEEREERDKEEESREDLEEEEEQEQKEVEAELCRPMLVCPLQGLESVQGKECFLRVTSAHLFEVELRAARTLERLELQSLVAAELEPETEIQREQGSGPPPGAPVLVLRFSYICPDRQLRRYAVLEPEAQEAIQELLAVLSPFTNSKEQQPGEAKDPRGARFQCLRCSCEFKPEEPRLGLENEEGWKPLFQNPESPVVCPNCGSDHVVLLAMSGEIPSREQSQGDKPPDPPGFPDPDCDLADHSGHPSGSDGTLPQASISNGHSSWSLSPTPGHSGLRSVDHRLRLFLDVEVFSDSEEEFQCCTKVPVALAGHMGEFLCLVVVSDRRLYLLKVTGAICGPPASWLQPTLAIPLQDLSGMELGLAGQSLRLEWAAGTGSCVLLPRDARHCRAFLEELTGVLQSLPRTQRNCISATEEEVTPQHRLWPLLGKETSAEVPQFFYLRTFLAEGSSTFPVSLLLTLSTLYLLDEDPAGSQAEFPLAVVSGEASEQTPPLGPGPSMQVREQQPLSSLSSVQLYRTSPLDLRLIFYDEVSRLESFWALRVVCGEQLTALLAWIREPWEELFSIGLRTVTQEALDLDR; from the exons ATGACGACCGCTCCGAGGGACTCAGTGGTGTGGAAGCTCGCGGGGCTGTTGCGGGAGTCGG GGGACGCGGTTCTCTCTGGCTGTAGCACACTGAGCCTGCTAACAGCCACACTGCAGCAACTGAACAGAGTGTTTGAACTGTACCTGGGGCCATGGGGCCCTGGCCAGACGGGCTTTGTggctctcccctcccaccctgccGACTCACCCATCATCCTCCAGCTCCAGTTCCTCTTCGATGTGCTGCAGAAAACACTCTCACTCAAG CTGGTCCACACCCCCGGTGCTGGCCTTCCAGGACCCATCAAGATTTTCCCCTTCAAGTCCCTTCGGCAGCTGGAG CTTCGAGGAGTCCCCATCCACAGCCTGCGTGGCCTCCGTAGCATCTATTCACAACTAGAGTCTTTGATTTGTAGCAGGAGCATCCAGGCACTAGAG GAGCTCTTGTCGGCCTGTGGTGGCGACCTCTGCTCAGCCCTTCCCTGGCTAGCTTTGCTCTCTGCGGACTTCAGCTACAATGCTCTCACCAACTTAGACAGCTCCTTG CGTCTCCTGTCAGCTCTTCGCTTCCTCAACCTGAGCCACAATCATATTCAGGACTGCAAAGGCTTCCTGATG GATTTATCCGAGCTGTACCATTTGGACATCTCCTATAATCACCTGCACTTGGTGCCAAGAGTGGGACCTTCAGGGGCTGCCCTGGGGATTTTGATACTGCGAGCCAATGAGCTTCGGAGCCTCCAGG GCCTGGAACAGCTGAGGAACCTGAGGCACCTGGATGTGGCCTATAACCTTCTAGAAGGTCACACTGAGTTGTCACCACTGTGGCTGCTGGCTGAGCTCCGTAAG cTCTATCTGGAAGGTAACCCTTTGTGGTTCCACCCTGCACACCGTGCAAACACTGCTCAGTACTTGTCACCTCAGGCCAGAGACGCTGCTCATGGT TTCTTGCTTGATGGTGAGGTTTTGTCACTGAAGGATCTTCAG CAGACTGCAGAATCCTCAGGGCTTGGTCCCATGGCCCAACCTCCGTCCTGGCCAGTGGGGAGTACCACTGAAACCTCAGGTGGCCCTGAGTTGAGTGATAGCCTCTCCTCAGGGGGTATTGTGGCCCAGGCCCCACTGCGTAAAGTTAAG AGCCGAGTCCGTGTGAGGCGGGCTAGCATCTCTGAGCCCAGTGACACAGACCCGGAGCTCCGAACTCTGGATCCCTCCCCAGCTG GATGGTTTGTGCAACAACACCGGGAACTTGAGCTGCTGAACAGCTTTCGGGAGCGGTTTGGCTGTGACTGGCTGCAGTATAGGAGCCACCTGGAGACCTTGGGGAGCCCCCCTCTTGTCACCACCAAGACTCTTGCCCTTAGCACCTCTCTTCTGGATGCCCAGAGCCTGGAGACTGCATGCAGCCCTCCAGCCACAGGGGGAGCTGCAGAAATTAAGGAATCACCACAGAAGGTGTCAGAGGAGAGCAGGGTGGAACCAGAGCCCtatgaagaagagagggaagagcgaGACAAAGAAGAGGAATCGAGAGAGgacctggaggaggaagaggagcaggagcagaaggAAGTAGAAG CGGAGCTCTGTCGTCCCATGTTGGTGTGTCCCCTGCAGGGCCTTGAGAGTGTGCAGGGCAAGGAATGCTTTCTCCGAGTCACTTCTGCCCACTTGTTTGAGGTGGAGCTCCGGGCAGCTCGGACTCTGGAGCGGCTGGAGCTACAGAGCCTGGTGGCCGCTGAGCTAGAGCCAGAGACTGAGATTCAAAGAGAACAG GGCTCAGGTCCACCCCCTGGGGCTCCAGTTCTTGTTCTGCGCTTTTCCTACATTTGTCCTGACCGGCAGTTGCGTCGCTATGCAGTGCTGGAGCCAGAGGCCCAAGAGGCCATCCAG GAGCTGCTTGCTGTGCTGTCCCCGTTCACCAATTCGAAAGAGCAGCAGCCTGGAGAGGCCAAGGACCCACGGGGGGCCAGGTTCCAGTGTCTGCGGTGcagctgtgagttcaagccagagGAGCCCAGGTTGGGACTGGAGAATGAGGAGGGCTGGAAGCCTCTGTTTCAAAACCCAG aATCTCCTGTTGTGTGTCCAAACTGTGGGAGTGACCATGTGGTTCTCTTGGCCATGTCTGGGGAAATCCCTAGTAGAGAGCAGAGCCAGGGAGACAAACCACCAGATCCCCCTGGGTTCCCTGACCCTGACTGTGACCTTGCTGACCACAGTGGCCATCCCAGTGGGTCTGATGGCACCCTACCTCAGGCATCCATATCCAATGGCCATAGCAGCTGGAGCCTCAGTCCAA CTCCTGGACACTCTGGTCTTCGCTCTGTGGACCACCGCCTCCGGCTCTTCCTGGATGTTGAGGTGTTCAGTGACTCAGAGGAGGAGTTCCAGTGCTGTACCAAG GTGCCAGTGGCATTAGCAGGCCACATGGGGGAGTTTCTGTGCCTTGTGGTTGTGTCTGACCGTAGGCTTTATCTGTTGAAGGTGACAGGGGCCATCTG CGGGCCTCCTGCGAGCTGGCTCCAGCCCACCCTGGCCATTCCTCTGCAGGATCTGAGTGGCATGGAGCTTGGCCTTGCAGGCCAGAGCCTTCGGCTAGAGTGGGCAGCTGGGACAGGCAGCTGTGTACTGCTGCCCCGAGATGCCAGGCATTGCCGTGCCTTCCTTGAGGAGCTCACTG GTGTCTTGCAGTCTTTGCCTCGCACCCAGAGGAACTGCATCAGTGCCACGGAGGAGGAAGTGACCCCGCAGCATCGGCTCTG GCCGTTGCTGGGAAAAGAGACTTCCGCAGAGGTTCCCCAGTTTTTCTACCTTCGGACCTTCCTGGCTGAAG GTTCCTCTACCTTTCCCGTGTCCCTGTTGCTGACGCTGTCGACACTGTACCTATTAGATGAAGACCCTGCAGGGTCCCAGGCAGAATTCCCACTCGCAGTGGTGTCTGGGGAAGCCTCTGAGCAGACCCCTCCTCTGGGGCCAGGTCCTTCCATGCAGGTCAGGGAGCAGCAACCACTCAGCAGTCTGAGCTCTGTGCAGCTGTATCGAACAAGCCCTTTGGACTTGCGGCTGATCTTCTATGATGAg GTGTCTCGACTGGAGAGTTTCTGGGCACTCCGTGTTGTGTGTGGGGAGCAACTGACAGCCCTCTTGGCCTGGATCCGGGAGCCCTGGGAAGAGTTGTTCTCCATTGGACTCCGGACTGTAACCCAGGAGGCTCTGGACCTGGACCGATGA
- the Stk11ip gene encoding serine/threonine-protein kinase 11-interacting protein isoform X4: MTTAPRDSVVWKLAGLLRESGDAVLSGCSTLSLLTATLQQLNRVFELYLGPWGPGQTGFVALPSHPADSPIILQLQFLFDVLQKTLSLKLVHTPGAGLPGPIKIFPFKSLRQLELRGVPIHSLRGLRSIYSQLESLICSRSIQALEELLSACGGDLCSALPWLALLSADFSYNALTNLDSSLRLLSALRFLNLSHNHIQDCKGFLMDLSELYHLDISYNHLHLVPRVGPSGAALGILILRANELRSLQGLEQLRNLRHLDVAYNLLEGHTELSPLWLLAELRKLYLEGNPLWFHPAHRANTAQYLSPQARDAAHGFLLDGEVLSLKDLQTAESSGLGPMAQPPSWPVGSTTETSGGPELSDSLSSGGIVAQAPLRKVKSRVRVRRASISEPSDTDPELRTLDPSPAGWFVQQHRELELLNSFRERFGCDWLQYRSHLETLGSPPLVTTKTLALSTSLLDAQSLETACSPPATGGAAEIKESPQKVSEESRVEPEPYEEEREERDKEEESREDLEEEEEQEQKEVEAELCRPMLVCPLQGLESVQGKECFLRVTSAHLFEVELRAARTLERLELQSLVAAELEPETEIQREQVPEGSGPPPGAPVLVLRFSYICPDRQLRRYAVLEPEAQEAIQELLAVLSPFTNSKEQQPGEAKDPRGARFQCLRCSCEFKPEEPRLGLENEEGWKPLFQNPESPVVCPNCGSDHVVLLAMSGEIPSREQSQGDKPPDPPGFPDPDCDLADHSGHPSGSDGTLPQASISNGHSSWSLSPTPGHSGLRSVDHRLRLFLDVEVFSDSEEEFQCCTKVPVALAGHMGEFLCLVVVSDRRLYLLKVTGAICGPPASWLQPTLAIPLQDLSGMELGLAGQSLRLEWAAGTGSCVLLPRDARHCRAFLEELTGVLQSLPRTQRNCISATEEEVTPQHRLWPLLGKETSAEVPQFFYLRTFLAEGSSTFPVSLLLTLSTLYLLDEDPAGSQAEFPLAVVSGEASEQTPPLGPGPSMQVREQQPLSSLSSVQLYRTSPLDLRLIFYDEVSRLESFWALRVVCGEQLTALLAWIREPWEELFSIGLRTVTQEALDLDR, from the exons ATGACGACCGCTCCGAGGGACTCAGTGGTGTGGAAGCTCGCGGGGCTGTTGCGGGAGTCGG GGGACGCGGTTCTCTCTGGCTGTAGCACACTGAGCCTGCTAACAGCCACACTGCAGCAACTGAACAGAGTGTTTGAACTGTACCTGGGGCCATGGGGCCCTGGCCAGACGGGCTTTGTggctctcccctcccaccctgccGACTCACCCATCATCCTCCAGCTCCAGTTCCTCTTCGATGTGCTGCAGAAAACACTCTCACTCAAG CTGGTCCACACCCCCGGTGCTGGCCTTCCAGGACCCATCAAGATTTTCCCCTTCAAGTCCCTTCGGCAGCTGGAG CTTCGAGGAGTCCCCATCCACAGCCTGCGTGGCCTCCGTAGCATCTATTCACAACTAGAGTCTTTGATTTGTAGCAGGAGCATCCAGGCACTAGAG GAGCTCTTGTCGGCCTGTGGTGGCGACCTCTGCTCAGCCCTTCCCTGGCTAGCTTTGCTCTCTGCGGACTTCAGCTACAATGCTCTCACCAACTTAGACAGCTCCTTG CGTCTCCTGTCAGCTCTTCGCTTCCTCAACCTGAGCCACAATCATATTCAGGACTGCAAAGGCTTCCTGATG GATTTATCCGAGCTGTACCATTTGGACATCTCCTATAATCACCTGCACTTGGTGCCAAGAGTGGGACCTTCAGGGGCTGCCCTGGGGATTTTGATACTGCGAGCCAATGAGCTTCGGAGCCTCCAGG GCCTGGAACAGCTGAGGAACCTGAGGCACCTGGATGTGGCCTATAACCTTCTAGAAGGTCACACTGAGTTGTCACCACTGTGGCTGCTGGCTGAGCTCCGTAAG cTCTATCTGGAAGGTAACCCTTTGTGGTTCCACCCTGCACACCGTGCAAACACTGCTCAGTACTTGTCACCTCAGGCCAGAGACGCTGCTCATGGT TTCTTGCTTGATGGTGAGGTTTTGTCACTGAAGGATCTTCAG ACTGCAGAATCCTCAGGGCTTGGTCCCATGGCCCAACCTCCGTCCTGGCCAGTGGGGAGTACCACTGAAACCTCAGGTGGCCCTGAGTTGAGTGATAGCCTCTCCTCAGGGGGTATTGTGGCCCAGGCCCCACTGCGTAAAGTTAAG AGCCGAGTCCGTGTGAGGCGGGCTAGCATCTCTGAGCCCAGTGACACAGACCCGGAGCTCCGAACTCTGGATCCCTCCCCAGCTG GATGGTTTGTGCAACAACACCGGGAACTTGAGCTGCTGAACAGCTTTCGGGAGCGGTTTGGCTGTGACTGGCTGCAGTATAGGAGCCACCTGGAGACCTTGGGGAGCCCCCCTCTTGTCACCACCAAGACTCTTGCCCTTAGCACCTCTCTTCTGGATGCCCAGAGCCTGGAGACTGCATGCAGCCCTCCAGCCACAGGGGGAGCTGCAGAAATTAAGGAATCACCACAGAAGGTGTCAGAGGAGAGCAGGGTGGAACCAGAGCCCtatgaagaagagagggaagagcgaGACAAAGAAGAGGAATCGAGAGAGgacctggaggaggaagaggagcaggagcagaaggAAGTAGAAG CGGAGCTCTGTCGTCCCATGTTGGTGTGTCCCCTGCAGGGCCTTGAGAGTGTGCAGGGCAAGGAATGCTTTCTCCGAGTCACTTCTGCCCACTTGTTTGAGGTGGAGCTCCGGGCAGCTCGGACTCTGGAGCGGCTGGAGCTACAGAGCCTGGTGGCCGCTGAGCTAGAGCCAGAGACTGAGATTCAAAGAGAACAGGTACCTGAG GGCTCAGGTCCACCCCCTGGGGCTCCAGTTCTTGTTCTGCGCTTTTCCTACATTTGTCCTGACCGGCAGTTGCGTCGCTATGCAGTGCTGGAGCCAGAGGCCCAAGAGGCCATCCAG GAGCTGCTTGCTGTGCTGTCCCCGTTCACCAATTCGAAAGAGCAGCAGCCTGGAGAGGCCAAGGACCCACGGGGGGCCAGGTTCCAGTGTCTGCGGTGcagctgtgagttcaagccagagGAGCCCAGGTTGGGACTGGAGAATGAGGAGGGCTGGAAGCCTCTGTTTCAAAACCCAG aATCTCCTGTTGTGTGTCCAAACTGTGGGAGTGACCATGTGGTTCTCTTGGCCATGTCTGGGGAAATCCCTAGTAGAGAGCAGAGCCAGGGAGACAAACCACCAGATCCCCCTGGGTTCCCTGACCCTGACTGTGACCTTGCTGACCACAGTGGCCATCCCAGTGGGTCTGATGGCACCCTACCTCAGGCATCCATATCCAATGGCCATAGCAGCTGGAGCCTCAGTCCAA CTCCTGGACACTCTGGTCTTCGCTCTGTGGACCACCGCCTCCGGCTCTTCCTGGATGTTGAGGTGTTCAGTGACTCAGAGGAGGAGTTCCAGTGCTGTACCAAG GTGCCAGTGGCATTAGCAGGCCACATGGGGGAGTTTCTGTGCCTTGTGGTTGTGTCTGACCGTAGGCTTTATCTGTTGAAGGTGACAGGGGCCATCTG CGGGCCTCCTGCGAGCTGGCTCCAGCCCACCCTGGCCATTCCTCTGCAGGATCTGAGTGGCATGGAGCTTGGCCTTGCAGGCCAGAGCCTTCGGCTAGAGTGGGCAGCTGGGACAGGCAGCTGTGTACTGCTGCCCCGAGATGCCAGGCATTGCCGTGCCTTCCTTGAGGAGCTCACTG GTGTCTTGCAGTCTTTGCCTCGCACCCAGAGGAACTGCATCAGTGCCACGGAGGAGGAAGTGACCCCGCAGCATCGGCTCTG GCCGTTGCTGGGAAAAGAGACTTCCGCAGAGGTTCCCCAGTTTTTCTACCTTCGGACCTTCCTGGCTGAAG GTTCCTCTACCTTTCCCGTGTCCCTGTTGCTGACGCTGTCGACACTGTACCTATTAGATGAAGACCCTGCAGGGTCCCAGGCAGAATTCCCACTCGCAGTGGTGTCTGGGGAAGCCTCTGAGCAGACCCCTCCTCTGGGGCCAGGTCCTTCCATGCAGGTCAGGGAGCAGCAACCACTCAGCAGTCTGAGCTCTGTGCAGCTGTATCGAACAAGCCCTTTGGACTTGCGGCTGATCTTCTATGATGAg GTGTCTCGACTGGAGAGTTTCTGGGCACTCCGTGTTGTGTGTGGGGAGCAACTGACAGCCCTCTTGGCCTGGATCCGGGAGCCCTGGGAAGAGTTGTTCTCCATTGGACTCCGGACTGTAACCCAGGAGGCTCTGGACCTGGACCGATGA